CATAATTTGATGCTGAACCTTATTTACCGCTACAATCAGCTCTTCAATACTAATTGGTTTTAAAAGATAATACGCGGCACTTTGATTCAAAGCTCGAAGCGAATATTCAGAAAATGCCGTGACAAATATGGTTTCAAAATGCAAGTCTTTGCAGGCTTCCAAAACATCAAAAGCATTTCCGAAAGGCATTTCGACATCCAGAAAAACCAATTGTGGGTTCAGTTCGTGAAGCAAAGGAACCGCTTCTTTGATATTCTGCGCTTCGCCAATAACCTCAACCTGCGGACAATACTTACTCAAATAATTTTTGAGCACTTCTCGCGCAGCTAGTTCATCTTCTACAATTACACTTTTTATCTTTTGGAGCGTCATCATATTTTGTCAATTAATGGAAAAACAATTTGAACTATTGTCCCAGATTCCAGTCCTTCTTTTTCTACAATTCTAAATGTAATTTCCTTTTTATACAATTCATTCAAAAGCGCAATTCGTTCTTTGGTATTGTTTAGACCTCTGGATTCGTATATTTTTTGGTTTTTTGTTTTGAGTTCACCGCTTTTGGTTAAACCAATTCCGTTGTCTTCAATGGTAACGATGATTTTACCATTTTTATAATCAAATCGCAAAGACAAAAATCCTTTTTTATCCAAATAACGTAATCCGTGCCAGATGGCATTTTCAAGATGAGGCTGTAAAATCATATTCGGAACAAAAACCCTTTCCGGGTCCAGCGAATCATCAACCGTAATTTCAAAATCAAATTTATCTTCAAAACGGAGATGTTCTAAATCCAGATATTTCTTGAGCTGTTCTACTTCTTTATCCAGAGAAATAAAATCCTTATTGGAATTCTCCATCATATTCCGCATCAAATTCGAATAAGACGTCAAATATTTATTAGCTTCCAATTCTTTGTTTTCCGAAATAAACTGATTGACGCTATTCAAACTATTAAAAATAAAATGCGGATTCATCTCACGACGCAATGACTGCAAAGCGATTTCTTTATTTTTAATTTTAATAGAATACAAAGCTTTTACAATAAACAAAAACAAAAGCAGTAACAACCCAACTGAACCAATCAGGAAATAATTGAAGGTATTTTTCTTCGAAATCAGTTCGTCTTTCAGTGTTTTTTCTTTTTCCAACTGACGGATTTTTTCTTCTGTGATTTGGAAAGTCTTCGCATCAATCAAAGTAGTATCAGAATGAATCAGTCTGTCGAAATTTTCAAAAAATTGTTCGTACAAAACCATACTTTCTTTATCCTGACCTTTGGTTTTGTAGTATTTAACCAAAGATGATAAACTCTTTTTGGCTTCCGCCGAATTTCCTTTTTGAAAAGACAAATCATACGCTTCTTTTAATGATGAAATCGCCTTCTCAGGTTCTTTCTTTTCAAAATAAAGGGATGAAAGCGATTGAAGCTGTTTTATTTCGGTTGTATAATCTTTATTTTTTCTGGCTTCTGCCAATATTTTTTCGCTTATCAGAAGCGCTTTATCAAACTGATTGTCTTCGGCATAAACTTTAGCAATTTCGTTTTTGATTTTTATAGCTTCTTCAGGTTTATTTTTGGTATAATCTAAGGCTTTGTTGTAACTCTCAATCGCTACTTTTTTATCATTTAACTGAAGTGAATTCTGCGCTTTCTGTACATAAGCTTCTTTAACTTCGCCTTTTTTGTTTTCCTTTTTCAGTAAATCAATATTCGAATCCACATAATCTGCCTGACTTGCCGGATCGGACTGATTTTTTAAACGGTTGGCATCATTTAAATTGATTTTTTCTTCAACTGCATCTTTTGTCAACGATCCCGCTTTTTCATAGTTTTTAATCGCCGAGCCAAAGTTTTTCTGATTTTCCTGTGCTTTAGCAAGACTTCTGGTAACACGGGTTTTGTCTTCTGTCAGTTTTAATTTAGTATAACTGTTTAACGCTCTTTTATAGTATTCTTCTGCTTTGGCATTATCTCCTTTATTCAAAAATTCATTAGCCAGTTTTTCGTAATTCTGAGCAATTTTCGATTCATCGTTATCATCAAGTGATTTGGATAATTCTTCTGCCGTTTTACTGATTTTGGTACTGCTTTTCTCCATTTTTTTGTCAGGAATAGCTTGTGCTGTCATTCGCTGTGGAACTAACAACACTAAAAAAAACAGACTAAAAACAATTAACACACTATGCTTCACAACAAATAATTTAGAAAATGTAAAGTAACCTAATTTCAGATTCCCATCCTATATCTTTCACCAAGTCAAACGGCCTGTTGACCCATTCTGCCAAAAATACGTTTTTTCCTGCAATACATTTGTTTCCGAATCAAAAATCAAAATCATGAAAAAACTATTCTTATCTCTTTTTATCATTCTATTTTCTCAGTTTGTAGTTGCACAGGTTTCAGGAAATGTCAATTATCAAAATCATTATAATGACCAAAATAGCATTAACATCAATTTTCCTTCTAACGATGGTATTGTCGCAAGTGTAAAAGGACTTGCCAATGTTAAAGCAGATTCTTATACCGCTATTTTCAGCACCACTCAAACCGGCAAAACAACCAAAGAAGTCAACGAATTACTTGACCAGAGAATTACACAGGCGCTGAACGAAATCAAACTTAAAAAAGGCGTTGAAACTTTTGTCGATATGATTTCGTTTGTTCCGGTTTATGAATATGAAACTGAAAAAAAAGTATTCAGCCGAAAAACTTATAACGAAGTTCCGACTGGATTTGAATTGAAGAAAAACATCTACATTAAATTTTCGGATCCAAATCAGTTAAATGAATTTATTTCCATTTTATCCAGTAATGAAATTTACGATTTGGTGCGCGTAGATTACTTTTCAAATGCTTTGGAAACCATCAAAAAAGAAATGATGGCCAAAGCCAGACTGCTGATTCAGGAAAAAATAAAAAACTATGAAATTCTTCTTGGCGAAACCTTTACAAACGCCGAAAAAAGAATTGCTGATGATTTCATTGTAAACTTACCCGTAGAAATGTATCGATCTTATGAGGCATACAACAGCTCCTCTTTAAACTTAAAAAGGAATTCAAATATTAACCAAGCTACCAAATCGACTACACTTTATTACCAGCCGGTTTTTGGTAAAGAGTTTGATTTTATCCTTAATCCTTCGGTTTTAGAACCTGTTATTCAGGTACAATATGAAGTAAAAATTGTTATTAACAGAGAAAAGAAACAAAATGTAAAAGGAGACAAAGAGTTTATTCTGGTTACACCAAATGGCGATTTAAAAACTTTAAATATTAATATGACAAAACAAAACTATTAAGCTGAGACCATTTCACCAAGTCAAAAGCCCGTTTCACCCTTTGTCCGAAAAATAGGCCTTTTTTGTTTCTAAGTTTGATCTGTAATCATCAGTAAAAACTAAAAATCATGAAATCAAATCTTTTTATTTCCGCACTATTTGCAATTGCATTTTCTATCACAAGCTGTCATTCTTCCAATGACAAACCAAAACCGAAAACTGAAATCGAAAAACCGGCAACAGCTTCCAACACTAAAATACAAGTTGCCCTTTTGCTGGATACTTCGAGCAGTATGGACGGTTTAATCGATCAGGCAAAATCACGATTGTGGAATATTGTAAATACGCTGACCACTTTAAAATATGAAGGAAAAACACCTGATATCGAAATTGCTTTATATGAATATGGCAATGATGGACTTTCTGCAAAATCAAACTTCATCAGACAAATAACACCGCTTTCAACCGATTTGGATTTAATTTCTGAAAAACTGTTTGCGCTTAGAACCAACGGCGGAAGTGAATATTGCGGAGCCGTTATTCAGGATGCAACGAAAGATCTGAAATGGGCATCAGAAAACAGCAGTATGAAACTGATTTATATTGCAGGAAACGAAGAATTCAATCAGGGAAAAATCAGTTACAAAGAAGCGATTAGCAATGCTTTAAAAAATGGTATTTATGTAAATACTATTTTCTGCGGTAATAAAACCGAAGGCATCAACATTTTTTGGAAAGACGGCGCAGACCGCGGAAAAGGAAAATATTTCAATATTGATTCAGACAAAGCGGTAGAATATATCGCCACTCCGTATGATGATGAAATTGCCAAATGCGATGAAAAAATGAACAAAACCTACATCAATTACGGAGCAAAAGGAGCTGATAAAAAAATGAATCAGATAAAGCAGGATCAAAACGCAAAAATGGTTTCAGCTTCAAATTATACAGACCGTGCCGTAAGTAAATCCAAAGCAGTTTATAAAAACGACAGCTGGGATTTGGTTGACAAAGTAAAAGACGATGCAGGAGCTATTTCTAAAATCAAAAAAGAAGAATTACCAACAGAATTGCAAAACAAATCGACTGCAGAATTGCAGAAAATAGTAACTGAAAAGACAAAAGAAAGAGAAACCATCCAGAAAGAAATCAGCGTTTTGGCCAAAAAACGTCAGGAATATATTGATACGGAATCTAAGAAAACCAAAAAGCAGGATGATTTAGGCAATACTATCAATTCATCTATAAT
This portion of the Flavobacterium panacagri genome encodes:
- a CDS encoding LytR/AlgR family response regulator transcription factor; the encoded protein is MMTLQKIKSVIVEDELAAREVLKNYLSKYCPQVEVIGEAQNIKEAVPLLHELNPQLVFLDVEMPFGNAFDVLEACKDLHFETIFVTAFSEYSLRALNQSAAYYLLKPISIEELIVAVNKVQHQIMNHEIFNRNKIIVENFHEQKPEKQQVILPTLEGFEVVKMEEIVRLRGNGNFTDLHLNNGSKKMVCRFLKHFSEILPLPFIRVHKSHIININCVKSYNKGGIVTLNDGAEIEVSPTYKEEFLKNFK
- a CDS encoding vWA domain-containing protein, with product MKSNLFISALFAIAFSITSCHSSNDKPKPKTEIEKPATASNTKIQVALLLDTSSSMDGLIDQAKSRLWNIVNTLTTLKYEGKTPDIEIALYEYGNDGLSAKSNFIRQITPLSTDLDLISEKLFALRTNGGSEYCGAVIQDATKDLKWASENSSMKLIYIAGNEEFNQGKISYKEAISNALKNGIYVNTIFCGNKTEGINIFWKDGADRGKGKYFNIDSDKAVEYIATPYDDEIAKCDEKMNKTYINYGAKGADKKMNQIKQDQNAKMVSASNYTDRAVSKSKAVYKNDSWDLVDKVKDDAGAISKIKKEELPTELQNKSTAELQKIVTEKTKERETIQKEISVLAKKRQEYIDTESKKTKKQDDLGNTINSSIIAFAKVKGYTVEK
- a CDS encoding SIMPL domain-containing protein, translated to MKKLFLSLFIILFSQFVVAQVSGNVNYQNHYNDQNSININFPSNDGIVASVKGLANVKADSYTAIFSTTQTGKTTKEVNELLDQRITQALNEIKLKKGVETFVDMISFVPVYEYETEKKVFSRKTYNEVPTGFELKKNIYIKFSDPNQLNEFISILSSNEIYDLVRVDYFSNALETIKKEMMAKARLLIQEKIKNYEILLGETFTNAEKRIADDFIVNLPVEMYRSYEAYNSSSLNLKRNSNINQATKSTTLYYQPVFGKEFDFILNPSVLEPVIQVQYEVKIVINREKKQNVKGDKEFILVTPNGDLKTLNINMTKQNY
- a CDS encoding tetratricopeptide repeat-containing sensor histidine kinase; protein product: MTAQAIPDKKMEKSSTKISKTAEELSKSLDDNDESKIAQNYEKLANEFLNKGDNAKAEEYYKRALNSYTKLKLTEDKTRVTRSLAKAQENQKNFGSAIKNYEKAGSLTKDAVEEKINLNDANRLKNQSDPASQADYVDSNIDLLKKENKKGEVKEAYVQKAQNSLQLNDKKVAIESYNKALDYTKNKPEEAIKIKNEIAKVYAEDNQFDKALLISEKILAEARKNKDYTTEIKQLQSLSSLYFEKKEPEKAISSLKEAYDLSFQKGNSAEAKKSLSSLVKYYKTKGQDKESMVLYEQFFENFDRLIHSDTTLIDAKTFQITEEKIRQLEKEKTLKDELISKKNTFNYFLIGSVGLLLLLFLFIVKALYSIKIKNKEIALQSLRREMNPHFIFNSLNSVNQFISENKELEANKYLTSYSNLMRNMMENSNKDFISLDKEVEQLKKYLDLEHLRFEDKFDFEITVDDSLDPERVFVPNMILQPHLENAIWHGLRYLDKKGFLSLRFDYKNGKIIVTIEDNGIGLTKSGELKTKNQKIYESRGLNNTKERIALLNELYKKEITFRIVEKEGLESGTIVQIVFPLIDKI